Within the Hippoglossus hippoglossus isolate fHipHip1 chromosome 20, fHipHip1.pri, whole genome shotgun sequence genome, the region gctctatgagatcagcagcacactgacactgtcagacagagacactgttctgatctgcagcctcagcactcGCAGTGGCAGGAGGAGCGCGGTGTGGTATCAACCCAGTACGTTTCATCTGCTCTATGGAACTGAACCTTTGCTTGTTTCACCGTACTGCTGCATATTTATATCTGCTCCTACAGATAACTGACATCTGATGATAGGAAATGTTCAGAAAGTCTCATCAGAGCCTGAAACCACATTCTGACAACAATGATATTATTTGAtcccttttcttttcagctcCCGTCCATGTGTCACCGAGTGGAACAACAATCCACTGCACTGCTCCAAACACCAAACCCCCGACACACCTGCTGTGGAAGTTCAACCACAGTCAGATCATTGTGGACCAGACCGGGGTCGACGGCCCCCCCAGGGTCTcagagcagtggaggcagcaggtggaggatgtgTCAGCGTCAGGCAGCCTCACGCTGCACCACTTATCTTCAGATCACCAGGGAACGTTCACCTGTGAACTCAGTAGTGAAGAGGAGACGCATTTCATCAACAGCTCCGTGACGATAGAGGAAGGTAAGATCCCATGAGACGAGAACTGATTGATGAATCCTCAGAGCGACTGTCAGACCTTAGGCTAGTGCAGTgagccctgggttcctcctggtggagCAGATCCCCCAGGGCTCCGTCCTCCAGctcatcaggagcatcatgTCCACATGTTGTCAGGAGAACATACAGGAACgaggaggccacacacacacacactacactttacactgaagacacatcacTGCACTTTGTTGATGCTACAGTTCTACTCTCTGAATTACAGGTTTTTCAGGTTCAGTTGCACTAATTGTGGTCGGAGTACTCGTGTGTGTAttaggagctggagcaggattCTTCTACTTTAGAAGACAATgggtaaatattaatatttacaataattctgctatttatttattatgtgttgtttcttctaatgattattttgtttgAACAAACCCAAAACGGACCATCTACAATCAGATTCTACAGATGATACCTTCACTGTAagtttactgtatattctgtacTGAGAGTTACAATATTCTGCTCTAAAGAATAAccctgttgtcatggagatgctGTAAACTACTTTATTCTTGTCACGTTGCTCTAACAGCTTCATCTCAGctgcatcagcagacacatcctAAAGCATCAGTTTCTGAGAGTTCGTTCAAAAACCATATCGATattagagtgaaagaaaatctgattccGATATATCGGCCAATAAATTTATGAAAAAGATTTgacaatgattcctaagatgtcgttatcaaacccttacggcaaagaaatgtaactgagacttgatattttacagtttaaccatgaactgtattattaatactttaattcaaaaatgtttattaatgtcAAATGTTACATCTATTAGTATCgttcattctgtaaaatgaaagtttctATATCAGCAAACATGAAGCAGATGTGTCTGTGAACGTCTCAgattatttctgtcatttcctggaggagatatttgtttcaGGTTTGTGGAGCAGAAGCAAAAGGACAAAGAAATgcatgatataaaaaaaagaagttcaaTGGATTTAATAAGattaagagagaaagaaaatgtcctgatgTTTGATAGTTTCACAtcttctgcagtttgtgtttatgactgatgaagaataaaaatcCAGGAGATTAAGATTTCAGCAGCTCtgaattttcttaattttctttaCAGGTCAgacaatgaagaaaataatgagAACACGACAGAAATGCTGCCtgtgacagaaaaagacaaacaattacctcaggatgaagaagaggagctgaaCAAGTAGAagatgaagacgtcaacttggaaagacgaggagattccagagcttttggtgatgaggccGACGTCGGTTTCCATGTGAACGAGTCCGACCcggacaatatcctgctgccttcttcttctgtgaaaGACCAAACAGCTTCAGTCACTGAACCATCAAACCCATTTGAATCCAGCTGCTGGTTTGAGGTGGAGACATAGTTTTGCTTTAAGTCTGTTTTAACTCTCGACAACATCCGGCAGAGACCTGAAAACCAACAGCACCTTAATGAAACAGCCTGAGACCAAACTAATCTGACACGTTCAGCAGACTCACACAACCTGAACCAGGTTAAAGCtgaattttaataatttaaagctCTGGAAAGAATGtacagatttgtattttatatctggtactgttttgtatttattaaaatgtatttatctaaATCTGTGTGGTATCTTTCTGTATTTGACACATTTAGGATTTTACTCATCAGGGGATGAAAAGCTTAAAtacagaacagaggaggactgCTCATGACTTTGGTGAACTTCTATCTTGTACTCTAGCGCCACCTGCAGTTCCAAGCTTCCATTTATCCACTGaaatctaaatgaatctacaaatgtcttctcctctggctccacCGTGTGGTCACTGGTTGTTCCAACACTTCctcagccagagagagaaaccgaaacacacacacagtgtgagtCGGTGTGTTTGTGACTAAATGCAGCCGCTGCTCCAGGAAAGCTGaagtgtgtttgtcaggttcAAATCAGCTGGAAAGCGGAAACAGTTCCTGATGTGTTGAACTCGAGGTGAAGCTCCTCTTTATTTACACCGTGTTCACTCACTTCTCTCATCCACTGTTCGTTTGTCTTCGTGACTTCAGCTTCGGTTATTAGGAGTTCACCAGGTTTCAGGCCTGTTCTTCAGGAGCAGACACGGAGGAGCGGAGACCCGGTGGGTCGGTGAGTAAACTCTTGTTTTCTTAACGACAGGTTTTACCTCCacatgtgttcactgtgtgtttctatgtgctGTGAGCGGAGAAGAGGAAACTGTTAGAATGATAACAGACCTGGTCCTGGAGAACCACGCCCCAAAtaaactgcagaagaagaagcttgtTTCTGAGAAATCTGCAGGAAGTTtgagggggggggcacacacTGTACAGAGTCACTTTCAGTTTCCATCACACAATGTTCACTGTGAGTCTACAGCCTGAACTTTCTTCTGTAACCAGCTGTTAACTCGTCTCTTCTTCCATTGATCCACTTTCAGTTCTCACAGAATGACAGAAAGATGTCTGGGTTCAAGTCTCTGGTTGTGTTGATCCTCAACATGTGgactctcaccacagcaggtaCGTGAAGTCTGATCTTACTCAGAAATCACAGGTTCTGTTTGAACGTAGTACTTTGTACAGGCATGTTGGTTTCCATCAGacgaagcaggaaacaggagaaatgatTGTGAAGGTTTATAACAACATAGAGAAACACGTGTTCTCACTGAGCTGGAGGTGAAACAGTTCACACCAGATGTTGGgttcttttattcttcatcGAAACTTGAGCATCAACAGAACAGAACTGAGTTGTGGTTTTTaaaggtggtgtgtgtgtgtgtgtgtgtgtgtgtgtgtgtgtgtgtgtgtttgaataaatgtcAGCTCTGTGATttgataatgatgtcatcacacaTGGAGGGGGAAATGAAAAGCCAGCCGACCCGCGGACATGTTAACGAACCAGTTTTGTTCAGACGTGGTTCAGgtctctgagtttctctgagtttctcctCGTGGTTCGCAGCagaatatacagagaaaattaactttcaacacagtttcaacgtttatcttttaaattaatGTCATAAACATAAATGATTGCATTGCTGCCTTTGcacatatcaaaataaaagcccgccagtgtttctgtgtagaccatagactgtatataaagaggttaCACGCAGGATCTTTGGcacgtctgtccgtcctgggacagatcctcacatgtggctctctcagGTTTCTACGttagttttatgtatttttactcttgagggttaagaacagaggatgtctcaccttgttaagtTCTATGAGACACATttagatttgtgaatatgggctatacaaatcaaatgttattgactttttgggagctgtctgtctttatttactgtctgtgATCCGACCTCTCTTCTATAACTAAACTGTACAAACCgaaaacattatataaacatTCAATGAGAATTTTAACAGCACATTATTCTACAGTGTTTGTCACCAGTTATAATTTAGATAAAAGTGCAGGAATCTACACGGAAACACTGAAATCTGCTTACaatcatattttaattgtttgttgctGCTTATAAATGGCGACTTTCAAGTGTGTtagcattataataataatatatgcagaacaaaaataaaatcaaagacgtCTACTGAgtttaaatgttcatatttatgttcatatatattcaaaccacacaaatcaaattaaaatactaGTTTAATTATTCTGTTACTCTGTTGAAAATATAATTGTAATTAAACTAATACATAAAGTGTAAAGactatgtgcagtgtgagaatatgtattTAGCACAGTGAATATTGTTAAGAGGGTTCGGGTATTCAAACCTCTGGGTTTGAATACCTGCTCCTTTAATAGTCGCCTCTTTTTAGATTCGCAGTCAGATCATTTCCGTCGCTGCAGTTTCCTCTcaatggattttattttctcaaagagTCAACCTCTGACCTACGAGTCTGAAGTGAAGTTAAATAACGTTAAATTGAATCGACCTCTGGCTCTTGACAGCTGGTGATCATACATTTCATCGCCCTCGCCAAAGAGCTGCCTGAGGAAATTGCCTTGTTCTCCTGTGTGGACGCGCCGGCACTGGTtgtagtgtctgtgtgtggaaacCAGTAGAAACATGTGTCGTAGAGTGGCCAGTGTGAGTCCATCAGCAACAACACGTTATTCCACCGAGTCACTGGCTGTTTCTCACTTGTCTGATGTTCATGGAGCCGAGGGTTTGATTCTCCTTTACTGAGACTTCACAGTAAAATAAGAACTGAACAATGTGGACTTGAACCAGGAGACATGTTGTTTATGTTCCACATCAAGTCAAAGCTCAATCAAAACAACCAGCACTTCCGCTGgtgacccttcacaataaaggTCCCATACAGACACGCTGcttatgatgacaggaaacacaagttCATTGACCAAactttcacaaaaaaataaatctttctttacGTCTAAATTTGCAGATCCTAAATTCTTCTCATCACAAAGAATGTTCAGATTTTGCTGAATCTCAAAGTCAattttctaaatgaacatttctgtgatCAACACACAACTTTCCCAGCTTGGTGTGAATCTGAGCCTCTTTTAGTCCATATTGTTGGTTTGACAGTAAATGTACGTTACATATTCGAATGCCTCGTGTGGCAGGAGGTGTTGTtttgtgaaagcagctcagaTAAAACTACTGTATGTTAAACTGTCAAcagccaaacagacagacagttccatcaggatatttacattcacaatcCGTCTGAGAGCAAATGCTCTAATTGCACTTTTAAGAAGCTTCTATTCACCACAGTTGATCCtgaactggttgtttttttttacccggTGTCTCACAGATGATGAGGTCTCCTGCGTTTTAGCGGAGAGCTGCATCTTACCCTGCAGATTTCAGCCTGGTACAGTCCCAGCCATCCACTGGATGAAGGTGGAAGCAGGAGAGACTCGTGTCCACTCCTACtacagagccagagaccagttTGATCACCAGAGCGAGCGCTTCAGAGGCCGGACATCGCTGTTCAAAGAGCAGATCTCCAGAGGAAACGCCTCGATCAGGCTGACGGggctgcagcttcaggaccAGGGCAGATACAAGTGCTACACCAGCACCATCACTGGAGGCAACAAGGAGTCATTCATCAACCTGAGAGCAGATGGTAAAGAAAGATCACAAATACTAGAAATGATATTTGTCTCTTCTTGCTGTTActtgtttaacatgtgtactgtTGGGTTGAGTTGAAGCTGATACTTAAGCATTAGACGTCTCGCTGCTTGCCggcaccattacctctttgaaacaTGGTGAGTCACTAAAGTGCAATGAAGCCTGGGACAGGTTGGACGGGGACGGATCCACTCGTTGGAGctcggtcttcaaatgcagcccctgaattgagacacagctgatGTCAGCAGCACCACATATTGGCTCATATGtgacatgttaaataataaGCACAATATGTCAAATTAATGAAGAGCTCCACAGTGCACGAGGCAAAGATGATCAATGAGTTCtaaaagagaaatgttgtcTTGCAGCTCCGGTGCGTCACGTGGACATTGAGCAGGTGGAGAACAGCTTCACCTGCCGCTCAGAGGGGATCTACCCCGAGCCGCAGCTCACCTGGTCCACCAGGCCTCCGTCCAACGTGACCCTTCAGAACCAAACCTCAGTGAAGGagacggagcagcagctctatgagatcagcagcacactgacactgtcagacagagacactgttctgatctgcagcctcagcactcGCAGTGGCAGGAGGAGCGCGGTGTGGTATCAACCCAGTACGTTTAATCTGCTCTATGGAACTGAACCTTTGCTTGTTTCACCGTACTGCTGCATATTTATATCTGCTCCTACAGATAACTGACATTTTATATCAATGCTGATTCTCAATCTTTACTtcgtttgtttctttgtctgctgaacagatttccactaaactaGTTGTGAGGATGGAACGTGGGCCACAGGTCCCTCAgtagagctcagacctccacaaggcccaacagtctccttatgaaaccactttgaaattCACCAGGCCcaagatctgcaccaaagttcacacactcataaatatcagtcctctaaatttGTCAGattgtttcttcatcttcatcagttaTTCGcagggaaatcaatgaaaatgttgaaaaacgtcctcTCTCACAATGGTAacgtgaaaaaacaacaaatcctggatccacacaaacatgtgatgagttcttctctgagcctgacccataacacaccTTCctgccaagtttcatggaaatctgtccagtagttgttgtgtaatgttgcttaaagcccaaacaaacaaatggaacatTGAACAGATCcattagttttctttctttaacattggacctttctggacattttccctgagaggacagatgtgtgtgaaatgtggtgcagcttgaattgactgttggtccttggagGAGATAtcagctccactgagtgaccTTCTAGTTCAGTTCATCACTCCAAGGCCACACCCTCCTCCACATGAATCATTCTGA harbors:
- the LOC117753578 gene encoding butyrophilin subfamily 2 member A2-like, with amino-acid sequence MSGFKSLVVLILNMWTLTTADDEVSCVLAESCILPCRFQPGTVPAIHWMKVEAGETRVHSYYRARDQFDHQSERFRGRTSLFKEQISRGNASIRLTGLQLQDQGRYKCYTSTITGGNKESFINLRADAPVRHVDIEQVENSFTCRSEGIYPEPQLTWSTRPPSNVTLQNQTSVKETEQQLYEISSTLTLSDRDTVLICSLSTRSGRRSAVWYQPKSTALLQTPNPRHTWCGSSTTIRSLWTRPGSTAPPGSQSSGGSRWRMCQRQAASRCTTYLQITRERSPVNSVVKRRRISSNSYVTIEEGFSGSVAGIVVGVLVVCVVLGAGAGFYYFRRLRRKKNKHEMDHPQSEATERKPLK